DNA from Paratractidigestivibacter faecalis:
CAGGATGGGCGAGGCCATGGCCGACGAGATGCTGGTCACGGGCATGAACGGCTGGCACGCGCCGGCCATGAACACGCACCGCAGCCCCTTTGGCGGACGCGACTTCGAGTACTACTCGGAGGACCCGCTGCTTGCCGGCGCGCTGGGCACGGCCATGGTAGAGGCGGTCTTCTCGCGCGGGATCTACGCGCAGATGAAGCACTTCTGCCTGAACGACCAGGACACCAACCGCAGCGCGCACCTGCTGACGTGGGCAAGCGAGCAGGCCATCAGGGAGATTTACGCCAGGCCCTTTGAGATCGTGGTCAAGAACGCCCGGGGCAGCATCGACTACCTGGACGACCAGACGGGCGAGCGCAAGACCCGTGGCATGAGCGCCGCCATCGCGGTGATGAGCTCCTACAACTACGTTGGCTCCACGTGGGCCGGCGGCAGCAAGGCGCTCTGCACGGAGTTGCTGCGCGACGAGTGGGGCTTTGAGGGGCACGTGGTGTCCGACTGGTCGCTCTACGACTACACCAACAAGAACCAGGCGTTCTACGCGGGGACCGACGTCAACCTCACTACCACGCTGACGACGGGCCAGATGCAGGATGCGGAGAGCGCCACGGCGGTCAAGGCCATGAGGCGCTGCATGCACCACTACCTGTACTCCATTGCCAACTCCAACGCCATGAACGGCAAGCCGCCCACCGTCCGCGTGACGTACAGGTAGCAACGCCGCCCGGCGAGAAGCACGCACTTCTCGCCGGGCGCTTTTTGACGTCACGTCAAATTCATGCTTGCATCACATTCTCTTCACAAATATGATGGTACGGGTTCATTGGTGCTGGTGGGGGAGCCAGCAGTCGCAAGCAAGGAGAGAGGGTACGAAGCATGCTGTTTGACGTCTGGGGTTCCAACACCCTCACGCACTGGCTCGGCTGGGCCATGGTCTTTGTGGGGCTCATCGTCCTCAACGAGGTCGGCCGCAGGACCAAGGTCGGCGCGGCCATCATCTTTGGCGTGGCCCCGCTTGCCATGACCATCTACTGCGCCGCCATTGCCTTTGGCGTGGCCAACGGCCAGGAGTGGGCGCTCACCAACCCCACCCACATCTACCAGAACAGCTGGTTCCACTACGCCAAGGTGTACGCGGCGCTGGCCGGCTGCTGGGGCTTCATCGCCATCAAGTACCAGTGGGGCAAGATCGGCAAGGCCCGCTGGTTCCGCGCCTACCCGTTCCTCATCGTGGCCATCAACATCATGATCGCCGTCGTCTCCGACTTTGAGAGCGCCTACCACTTCTTTGCCCTGGGCGAGACCACGTGGGTGACCTCCGAGGGCGCCATTCAGCTCGCTGGCTGGAACAACGTGTTCAACGGCATTGCCGGCATCATCAACATCTTCTGCATGACCGGCTGGTGGAGCGTCTACGCCTCCGAGGACCAGAGCGACATGCTGTGGCCCGACATGACCTGGGTCTACATCATTGCCTATGACATCTGGAACTTCTGCTACACCTACAACTGCCTGCCCACCCACTCCTGGTTCTGCGGCTTTGCCCTGCTGCTGGCCCCGACCGTGGCGGCCTTCTGCTGGAACAAGGGCGGCTGGATTCAGAACCGCGCCTTCACGCTGGCCATCTGGTGCATGTTTGCCCAGGTCTTCCCGTACTTCCAGGAGGAGAGCATCTTTGTGACGCACTCCACCCTCAACCCCACGTCCGCTCTCGTGGTCTCCATCCTGGCCCTGGTGGCAAACGTGGCCGCGATCGTCTTCATTGCCTACCGCGCCAAGAAGCTCGGCCGCAACCCCTACAAGCAGGACGTCTTCGAGGGAACCAGCGACTGGGAGAAGGCAACCGCCCGCCGCTCCAAGATCGACTACGCCACCCAGGAGCAGTAAGCCCTCTTGCCCTGGTTCTTTAGCCACTAAAGAAATGGCCCCGCTGGCTGCTCGCAGCCAGCGGGGCCTAACTACTTTTGTAGGCAGAACAGGTTCGTTGGGACGCTTGACCTGGAGGAACGTGCCCCTCCAACCTGAAAGGCCCCGCGGGTTTCTCATCGGCGACTTCCGCAGCCGCGCCCTTTGCGGCGAGGACTGAGCCGAGGAGAAACCCGCGGGGCCGTGCCTTACAGGCTGAACGAGAAGAACGCCCTTCTCGCCTACTTCACGCCGTACTGCGCGTAGTACTCGTCGATGGCGGCGTGCAGCTCGGGCGTGATGAGGCTTCCGTCAAGCGCCTCGACGACCTCCTCCATGGAGACGATGGAGGCCACCGGGAAGCCGTACTTCTCCTGGATCTCCTGCTGGGCGGTCACCTTGCCGCCCTTGCCGACCTCCATGCGGTTGAGGCTGACGATGAGGCCCTTGACCTCGACGTCTGCCGCCGCCATGACCTTGGGGTAGGTCTCGTCGATGGACTTGCCGGAGGTGGTGACGTCCTCGACCATGACCACGCGGTCGCCATCGGTCAGCTGGTAGCCCAGCAGGTTGCCCTTGTCGGCGCCGTGGTCCTTGGCCTCCTTGCGGTCGGAGCAGTACTTGACCTCCTTGTCGTAGAGGTCGTGGAAGGCGACGGCGGTGACCACGGACAGGGGGATGCCCTTGTAGGCGGGCCCGAAGAGGACGTCAAAGTCCGTGCCAAAGTTGTCGTGGATGGCGCGGGCGTAGAACTCGCCGAGCTTCTTGAGCTGGTAGCCGGTGACGTAGGCGCCAGCGTTCATGAAGAACGGGGACTTACGGCCGCTCTTGAGCGTAAACTCGCCAAACTTGAGGACGTTGCTCTCGACCATGAAGTCAATGAACTCGCGCTTGTAGTCTTCCATGGGGCTCCTTTCGAGGCGCGGGGGCGCGTGGTTGCCACCGCACGATCTGTCGCGTGCCTGTGTCGAGGCAATTCTAGCGGGTTGGCTGGGGCTTCCGCGGTACGATGCCCGACCGTTTGCCAGTTGGTCACGACCGGGTTTGGCCGCGTGTTGCCGCTTGCGGTACAGTTAACAGGTTGAACAGTGGGTTTGGCCGCGCGGGCGCGCGCTTTGCGCGGGCGGGCGGCCGTTTGTCTGCAAGGGAGAAGTCCCATGGACCGCAAGACCATCGCCAGCCTGTACGCCGACGCCACCGAGCTCGGCGGCCAGACCGTCACCGTCGCCGGATGGGTCCGTTCCATCCGCGACATGAAGAACTTCGGCTTCGTCACGCTCAACGACGGCAGCTGCTTCAAGGACCTGCAGGTAGTCGTCAATCGCGAGAACCTCGGCGACGCCGTCTACGACGACGTCATCGCGCAGTCCGTGGGAGCGGCGCTCTCCTTCGAGGGCGTGCTCGAGCTCACGCCCGACCGTCCGCAGCCGTTTGAGCTGCAGGCCAAGTCCTACGTGGTGGAGGGTGCCTCCGCCCCCGACTACCCCATGCAGAAGAAGCGTCAGACCCGCGAGTTCCTGCGCACCCAGCAGCACCTGCGCAGCCGTACCAACCTCTTCCGCGCCGTCTTTCGCGTGCGCAGCGTGGCCGCCTTCGCCATCCACCAGTTCTTCCAGGAGCGCGGCTTTGTGTACGTCAACACGCCGATCATCACGGCCTCCGACGCCGAGGGCGCTGGCGAGATGTTCCGCGTGACCACGCTCGACCTGGACAACCTGCCCAAGACCAAGGACGGGCGCGTCGACTACAGCCAGGACTTCTTTGGCAAGCCCACCAACCTCACCGTCTCCGGCCAGCTCCAGGCCGAGAACTTTGCCCTCTCCTTTGGCGACGTCTACACCTTCGGCCCCACCTTCCGCGCCGAGAACTCCAACACGCGCCGTCACGCCGCGGAGTTCTGGATGGTCGAGCCGGAGCTTGCCTTCTGCGACCTCGAGGGCGACATGGAGTGCGCCGAGGACATGCTCAAGTACGCCATCAACTACGTCATGGACAAGTGCCCCGACGAGATGGAGTTCTTCAACAAGTTCGTGGACAAGGGTCTCATCGAGCGCCTGCATCACGTGGCGAGCAGCGACTTTGCGCGCGTGACCTACACCGAGGCCGTGAAGATCCTCGAGGAGGCCCAGACCGCGGGCAAGGAGTTTGAGTACCCGGTGAGCTGGGGCTGCGACCTGCAGACCGAGCACGAGCGTTTCCTCACCGAGGAGCACTTCAAGCGCCCGACCTTTGTGACCGACTACCCGGCGGCCATCAAGGCCTTCTACATGCGCCTGAACGACGACGGCAAGACCGTCGCCGCGGCCGACTGCCTGGTGCCCGGCATCGGAGAGATCATTGGCGGCTCCCAGCGCGAGGAGCGCCTGGACGTGCTGGAGGGGCGCATCAAGGAGCTGGGCATGGACCCGGAGCAGTACAAGTACTACCTTGACCTGCGCCGTTATGGCGGCTG
Protein-coding regions in this window:
- a CDS encoding DUF5692 family protein codes for the protein MLFDVWGSNTLTHWLGWAMVFVGLIVLNEVGRRTKVGAAIIFGVAPLAMTIYCAAIAFGVANGQEWALTNPTHIYQNSWFHYAKVYAALAGCWGFIAIKYQWGKIGKARWFRAYPFLIVAINIMIAVVSDFESAYHFFALGETTWVTSEGAIQLAGWNNVFNGIAGIINIFCMTGWWSVYASEDQSDMLWPDMTWVYIIAYDIWNFCYTYNCLPTHSWFCGFALLLAPTVAAFCWNKGGWIQNRAFTLAIWCMFAQVFPYFQEESIFVTHSTLNPTSALVVSILALVANVAAIVFIAYRAKKLGRNPYKQDVFEGTSDWEKATARRSKIDYATQEQ
- the pyrE gene encoding orotate phosphoribosyltransferase codes for the protein MEDYKREFIDFMVESNVLKFGEFTLKSGRKSPFFMNAGAYVTGYQLKKLGEFYARAIHDNFGTDFDVLFGPAYKGIPLSVVTAVAFHDLYDKEVKYCSDRKEAKDHGADKGNLLGYQLTDGDRVVMVEDVTTSGKSIDETYPKVMAAADVEVKGLIVSLNRMEVGKGGKVTAQQEIQEKYGFPVASIVSMEEVVEALDGSLITPELHAAIDEYYAQYGVK
- the asnS gene encoding asparagine--tRNA ligase, which encodes MDRKTIASLYADATELGGQTVTVAGWVRSIRDMKNFGFVTLNDGSCFKDLQVVVNRENLGDAVYDDVIAQSVGAALSFEGVLELTPDRPQPFELQAKSYVVEGASAPDYPMQKKRQTREFLRTQQHLRSRTNLFRAVFRVRSVAAFAIHQFFQERGFVYVNTPIITASDAEGAGEMFRVTTLDLDNLPKTKDGRVDYSQDFFGKPTNLTVSGQLQAENFALSFGDVYTFGPTFRAENSNTRRHAAEFWMVEPELAFCDLEGDMECAEDMLKYAINYVMDKCPDEMEFFNKFVDKGLIERLHHVASSDFARVTYTEAVKILEEAQTAGKEFEYPVSWGCDLQTEHERFLTEEHFKRPTFVTDYPAAIKAFYMRLNDDGKTVAAADCLVPGIGEIIGGSQREERLDVLEGRIKELGMDPEQYKYYLDLRRYGGCKHAGFGLGFERLVMYLTGVDNIRDVLPHPRTVGNADF